The following are encoded in a window of Solibacillus sp. FSL R7-0668 genomic DNA:
- a CDS encoding GNAT family N-acetyltransferase, which translates to MTAIQLIAPTLAYKAQILTYQDEFSDCSNGIEGSSELMLANSVEEWLHQVEKNRHWASVQEGWMPAEQYIAVDSTSNSIVGMLNFRKELNDYLFNYIGHIGYSIAPSRRRQGLGTKMLQLALIEAKKFGLDRVLITCTDDNIASYGVIENNGGILEDKRVDPGDQKLTRRYWISL; encoded by the coding sequence ATGACGGCCATTCAATTAATTGCACCAACTCTTGCTTATAAGGCACAAATACTGACTTATCAAGATGAATTTTCTGATTGTTCGAATGGCATTGAAGGTAGTTCTGAGCTTATGTTAGCCAACAGTGTAGAAGAATGGCTTCATCAAGTTGAAAAAAATCGCCATTGGGCATCTGTGCAAGAAGGTTGGATGCCAGCAGAGCAATACATTGCAGTCGATTCAACATCAAATTCAATTGTTGGGATGCTTAATTTTCGCAAAGAGCTAAATGACTATTTATTCAATTATATTGGTCATATTGGCTATTCCATTGCGCCAAGCAGAAGACGTCAAGGCTTAGGTACAAAAATGTTGCAGCTTGCTTTAATCGAGGCAAAAAAATTCGGATTAGATCGCGTTTTAATCACATGCACAGATGACAATATCGCTTCATATGGAGTAATTGAAAACAATGGTGGCATATTAGAGGATAAACGTGTAGACCCTGGCGACCAAAAGCTAACGAGAAGATATTGGATTTCATTGTAA
- a CDS encoding polyphosphate polymerase domain-containing protein codes for MAFENKHFRHELKYYITYFEMIALRKKIASFLSLDKHATSPDGYNIRSLYFDGMHEHSLHDKNDGIFGREKYRIRIYNENDAIIKLERKSKYGDYINKEGAPLTREDYDAILRGEYHSLKERPEVLTHDFYRALEFRRFQPRVIVDYTREAYIYELGNVRITFDKELRAGINGIDLFHKNNVFQEILYPEQVILEVKYDDFLPDVIRQLLQPERLTRSAISKYVLCRERTIQYFKV; via the coding sequence ATGGCTTTTGAAAATAAACATTTTCGACATGAACTAAAATATTATATTACGTATTTTGAAATGATTGCACTACGAAAAAAGATAGCTAGTTTTTTATCACTAGATAAGCATGCGACGAGCCCAGATGGCTATAATATACGAAGCTTGTATTTTGATGGAATGCATGAGCATAGCCTTCACGATAAAAATGACGGAATTTTCGGACGCGAAAAATACCGCATTCGTATTTATAACGAGAATGATGCCATTATCAAGTTGGAACGAAAGAGTAAATATGGTGATTATATTAATAAAGAGGGTGCACCATTAACTCGGGAAGACTATGACGCCATTTTGCGCGGTGAATACCATAGTTTAAAAGAGCGTCCCGAAGTGCTCACTCACGATTTTTACCGCGCATTAGAATTCCGGCGATTTCAGCCTCGCGTGATTGTAGATTACACACGCGAGGCCTATATTTATGAACTAGGGAATGTGCGCATTACATTTGATAAAGAATTACGCGCAGGCATTAATGGGATCGACTTATTTCATAAAAATAATGTCTTTCAAGAAATTCTTTATCCAGAACAAGTCATTTTAGAAGTAAAATACGATGATTTCTTACCAGATGTCATTCGGCAATTACTTCAGCCCGAACGCTTAACACGTTCGGCGATTTCAAAATATGTCCTCTGTCGTGAAAGAACGATTCAATACTTTAAAGTATAA
- a CDS encoding DUF4956 domain-containing protein, translating to MDDQLNFQNIIKKSVLKLDSFASVSYLDIVIGLLCSFGIGMFIYWVYKRCFRGVVYSYNYNVSFVLMTMITTLIIMTISTNIVLSLGMVGALSIVRFRTAVKDPLDIVYMFWAIAVGIAIGAKMYPLAIIGSLAFGATLAWLSKKKVRGETYLLILQHNDEAGEEVRKTLQKLNTKLKSKTIRNGFIEMTVEIRLVDDNTSFMNNLNSIEGLHSCSLVNYTGDYAQ from the coding sequence ATGGATGATCAATTAAATTTCCAAAATATTATTAAAAAAAGCGTACTTAAGCTAGATTCTTTTGCTAGTGTTTCATACTTGGATATTGTTATCGGATTACTGTGCTCATTCGGTATTGGTATGTTTATTTATTGGGTGTATAAGCGTTGTTTCCGTGGTGTCGTTTATAGCTACAACTATAATGTATCATTTGTTTTAATGACGATGATTACGACGCTTATTATTATGACCATTAGCACAAATATTGTCCTATCTCTAGGGATGGTTGGTGCGTTAAGTATTGTTCGTTTCCGTACTGCGGTAAAGGATCCTTTAGATATCGTGTACATGTTTTGGGCAATTGCAGTAGGTATCGCAATCGGTGCAAAAATGTACCCTCTAGCCATTATCGGCTCGCTTGCATTTGGCGCAACATTAGCATGGTTATCAAAGAAAAAAGTGCGTGGCGAAACCTATTTGCTAATTCTCCAGCATAATGATGAGGCTGGGGAAGAAGTACGTAAAACCTTACAAAAATTAAATACAAAGCTAAAATCAAAAACAATCCGCAATGGGTTTATTGAAATGACGGTAGAAATTCGTTTAGTCGATGATAATACGAGTTTTATGAATAATTTAAATAGCATTGAAGGCCTGCATTCTTGTTCGCTAGTTAATTATACTGGAGATTATGCACAATAA
- a CDS encoding CotH kinase family protein yields MKFAKLALFILVPFISVGCSEKLPNEDVKPSLAQSTIPADNRIQIDDKRLYERDQDDAIKALYITVLPNANNSELDWYGLNRITERYSEEKLDIIVSEGGPNGAGPQAGMFGADATKANAKISIRGNSSRNKTQKSYKIKLLDSAATWNDQRTINLNKHVSDGSRLLNKLSFDLIEPIPNISSLRTQFIHLYVKDTTAGSTEYVDYGLYTHIEQPNKQFLRNHLFDPNGYLYKVSFFEFNRYPDQIRPHTDELYEKEAFESILEIKGREEHDKLIQMLDDVNDYSIPIDEVIERHFDEENILTWVAINILMDNMDTDANNFFLYSPLNLDTWLILPWDYDGGWDVQRSKEYIRPYQAGISNYWSNRLLNRYFRKQENIEQLTAKIEELNAMYINEETILNQLDLYRPIVKPYIQRYPDNQYLPIIGKNYDQFVESIVKTPEHAIMRYYDDLEKPKPFFMSEKIPLEGNQHVFGWEISFDLQGDDLYYDVTVARDPYMQQVLYSEKRLRTNEYRVPKLAKGVYYWEVTVTDAQGNQQTSFELYRDEETDINHFGVLRFEVE; encoded by the coding sequence ATGAAATTTGCAAAACTAGCACTCTTTATATTAGTTCCATTTATTAGTGTGGGCTGTTCCGAAAAATTACCGAATGAAGATGTAAAACCGAGCTTAGCACAATCAACAATACCAGCCGACAATCGTATTCAAATAGACGATAAAAGACTTTATGAACGCGATCAAGATGATGCAATCAAAGCCTTATATATAACGGTTTTACCCAATGCAAACAACTCCGAACTCGATTGGTACGGATTAAATCGCATTACCGAGCGTTATAGCGAAGAAAAATTAGATATTATTGTTTCAGAAGGTGGGCCAAATGGTGCAGGGCCACAAGCGGGCATGTTTGGAGCAGACGCAACGAAAGCAAATGCGAAAATTAGCATCCGAGGAAATTCATCACGCAATAAAACGCAAAAGTCTTATAAAATTAAATTGCTGGACAGCGCGGCGACTTGGAATGATCAAAGAACGATTAATTTAAATAAGCATGTTTCCGATGGCAGTCGATTATTGAATAAATTAAGCTTTGATTTGATAGAGCCAATTCCGAATATTTCAAGCTTACGCACACAATTTATTCATCTTTATGTGAAAGATACAACTGCTGGATCAACGGAATATGTTGATTATGGCTTGTACACACATATTGAGCAGCCTAACAAACAGTTTTTACGGAATCATCTTTTTGATCCAAATGGTTATTTATATAAGGTCAGCTTTTTCGAATTTAATCGTTATCCAGACCAAATTCGCCCTCATACAGATGAACTGTATGAGAAAGAAGCGTTCGAATCTATTTTAGAAATTAAGGGGCGAGAGGAGCATGATAAGTTAATCCAGATGCTAGATGATGTCAATGATTACAGCATACCGATTGATGAAGTCATCGAACGCCATTTTGATGAAGAAAATATCCTTACTTGGGTAGCAATCAATATATTGATGGATAATATGGATACAGATGCCAATAACTTTTTCCTCTATTCTCCTTTAAATTTAGATACATGGCTCATCTTACCTTGGGATTATGATGGCGGTTGGGATGTACAGCGCAGTAAGGAATATATAAGACCTTATCAAGCGGGGATAAGCAATTACTGGTCGAATCGATTATTAAATCGGTATTTCAGAAAACAAGAAAATATTGAGCAATTAACAGCTAAAATAGAAGAGCTAAACGCCATGTATATTAATGAAGAAACGATACTAAACCAATTAGATTTATATAGACCTATCGTCAAACCTTATATACAACGCTATCCCGACAATCAATATTTACCAATCATCGGTAAAAACTATGATCAATTCGTAGAAAGTATCGTAAAAACACCTGAACATGCGATAATGCGCTATTATGATGATCTCGAAAAACCAAAGCCATTTTTTATGTCGGAAAAGATTCCATTGGAGGGCAATCAGCATGTCTTTGGTTGGGAAATTTCCTTTGATTTACAAGGGGATGATCTTTACTATGATGTGACAGTCGCCCGTGATCCGTACATGCAGCAAGTGCTTTATTCAGAAAAACGCTTGCGAACAAACGAATATCGCGTCCCCAAATTAGCTAAGGGTGTTTATTATTGGGAAGTGACCGTAACCGATGCACAAGGCAATCAACAAACGTCTTTTGAGCTATATAGAGATGAAGAAACAGACATCAATCATTTTGGTGTCCTACGATTTGAGGTGGAGTAA
- a CDS encoding DUF2194 domain-containing protein, with product MKWLWNNQKMIFVVLLIFLFGIILQITRSQMVLKMVDNEDILDMKELVVSANMNKDRKIDTENPAYCIVYDESSIDLKNNAEKTLEYMQKSTRTFDVATEKIAFDRCPTILLSTPYLEDLGTVEEIENYVAAGGHLFLMNVLTLNSHFEILYRKLGILDYETYVTTTGMHMKSNVLIGTTGKTFFEDAMDDVGLGVALNNDATVYMESTTKNPLLWKSNYGEGAFMVFNGGLLFQKSSRGIIAGAVSLMEPDYMYPIFNTKTFFIDDFPAPIAKSQNDMIYNEYKKNLASFYQSIWWPNMLKSSARADIRYTGAIIESYLDNVTPPFDNVEDKEFVYLISFGRELIQNGGEIGFHGYNHQSLTMDQKVSSTFGYNAWKSREDMEKSILELQSYTKQAFPSYKITTYVPPSNVLSKEGRQALINSWPDLTTISSLYLEDISGNSYHQEFEVADDGIIEMPRISSGYARTVSDDWAIANTLTSIGVFSHFVHPDDVISSDRAGGSWSEMYEEFDHFMTTIQETYPWLRAMKASEAAMAIASTLQTTTIIEKEDNVVKGTIDNYLNEQHFILRTDKKISKLENCKVTKIDDGAYLIKALDAQFEVTLKE from the coding sequence ATGAAATGGCTATGGAATAACCAAAAAATGATCTTTGTTGTCCTACTAATTTTTTTATTTGGGATCATTTTACAAATTACACGCTCTCAAATGGTATTGAAAATGGTGGATAATGAAGACATTTTAGATATGAAGGAACTCGTTGTTTCCGCAAACATGAATAAAGATCGAAAAATTGATACAGAAAATCCAGCTTATTGTATCGTTTACGATGAAAGTTCGATTGATTTAAAAAATAATGCAGAAAAGACACTTGAATATATGCAAAAAAGCACGCGAACATTTGATGTAGCAACGGAAAAGATAGCATTCGATCGCTGTCCTACTATTTTGCTCAGTACGCCATATTTAGAGGATCTCGGAACGGTGGAGGAAATAGAAAACTATGTAGCTGCTGGTGGCCATCTGTTCTTAATGAATGTGCTGACACTGAATTCCCACTTTGAAATTTTATATCGCAAATTAGGGATTTTAGATTATGAAACCTATGTCACAACAACGGGAATGCATATGAAATCGAATGTTTTAATTGGGACAACGGGAAAGACATTTTTTGAAGATGCAATGGATGATGTAGGCTTAGGCGTTGCGCTCAATAATGATGCGACCGTCTATATGGAAAGCACAACAAAAAATCCGTTACTTTGGAAATCAAATTATGGCGAAGGGGCATTTATGGTGTTTAATGGCGGATTACTTTTTCAAAAATCGTCACGAGGCATCATAGCTGGCGCCGTTAGCTTAATGGAACCGGATTATATGTATCCTATTTTTAATACAAAAACCTTTTTCATTGATGACTTCCCAGCACCCATCGCCAAAAGTCAAAATGACATGATTTACAATGAATACAAAAAAAATCTTGCGTCCTTCTATCAATCCATTTGGTGGCCAAATATGCTAAAAAGCTCTGCTAGGGCCGATATTCGATATACTGGCGCGATCATTGAGTCCTATTTGGATAATGTGACTCCACCTTTCGATAATGTGGAAGATAAGGAATTTGTCTATTTAATTTCCTTTGGTCGGGAATTGATTCAAAATGGCGGGGAAATCGGCTTTCACGGATATAATCATCAGTCTCTAACGATGGACCAAAAGGTTTCTTCTACGTTTGGCTATAACGCATGGAAAAGTCGTGAAGATATGGAAAAATCCATTCTTGAGTTACAAAGCTATACAAAACAAGCTTTTCCATCCTATAAAATAACGACATATGTACCGCCTTCTAATGTCTTATCAAAAGAGGGGCGTCAGGCATTAATCAATAGCTGGCCTGATTTAACTACGATATCTTCTCTCTATTTGGAAGATATCAGCGGCAACTCTTACCATCAGGAATTCGAAGTTGCAGACGATGGCATTATTGAAATGCCGCGTATTTCCTCTGGGTATGCCCGCACTGTTTCTGATGACTGGGCAATCGCTAATACATTAACAAGTATCGGTGTATTTTCTCACTTTGTTCACCCAGACGATGTTATTAGTTCAGACCGAGCTGGGGGCAGCTGGTCAGAAATGTATGAAGAGTTTGATCACTTTATGACTACCATTCAAGAAACGTATCCTTGGCTTCGCGCAATGAAGGCTTCAGAAGCAGCAATGGCCATTGCTTCCACTTTGCAAACGACGACTATAATCGAAAAAGAGGACAATGTCGTGAAAGGAACAATCGATAATTATTTGAATGAACAACATTTTATATTACGAACGGATAAAAAAATTAGCAAACTTGAGAATTGTAAGGTTACTAAAATTGATGACGGTGCTTATTTAATCAAAGCTTTAGATGCACAATTTGAAGTGACATTAAAGGAGTAA
- the pelG gene encoding exopolysaccharide Pel transporter PelG — MAGIGFELRKLYREQGLAQNIKAYSYSTMTTVGPMILCLILVFVQQMMMRENDSTFLQNELFIATIAYSFVFSVIVTSGLSMLVTRFIADKIYERQYEQIITAYYGSLTVMIPIAAIIAALFLWGVNEHISYKIVAYIYFIELITIWIQNIFLSALKDYKRIFRGFLIAVVLSILTSFLLFYFTSWDPVVIALLGMNIGFASIIIWSSLHFEHVFPRNKQRDHFQFLRIVKTYPGALFTGLFVYSGVYIHNIVYWLFADNHAQISNQFLLMPLYDVAVFYAYLTVVPSLIFFVVIIETDFYEKFLNYYKNILDGGTYESIQQAKQRLQKVIIHKTGFLAEIQLLFTTLSIALGILLLPRMGFSMEQLDLFIILCFAYFFFIMMFLLLHLLMYFDDRKGLLVISGTFIVLNASLSYITMEFNWHGMGMFIASFIGLCLTFFRLNYISVNIDYGTFCPQPLLTIGAKKNSKNFFRKRPTTLLSIVVLTFILTGCNEDVVVDDVEANSGQPTTSIINRIQIDDKRLYERDQDDSIKTLYVTVLPNEKNPELDWYGLNRITERYSEEKLDIIVSEGEPNGAGPKSGMFGANETKANAKISIRGNSARKQPQKSYKIKLMDSAGTWNDQRTINLNKHVSDGSRLLNKLSFDLMEPIPNISSLRTQFVHLYVKDATSGSTNYVDYGLYTQMEQPNKQFLRNHLFDPNGYLYKVTFFEFNRYPDKIRASTDEKYDKKAFESILEIKGREEHEKLIKMLEDVNDYSLPINDVIEKHFDEENLLTWVAINILMDNMDTDANNFFIYSPLNLDTWLILPWDYDDGWDAGRSQNFVRPYQSGISNFWGNRLLNRYFRAQENVDKLTAKLEELHATYINEAMAKKQLDLYVPIVKPYVQRFPDNQYLPIVSKNYDQVLQNIIETPKNSLALYYKDLEKPKPFYMSQEIPVKENEHIFEWEVSYDLQGDDLYYDVTIARDPNMQQVIHSEKGLRTNEYRVPKLDKGVYYWEVTVTDTQGNQQTSFEMYKDEETGIYHFGVLRFEVN, encoded by the coding sequence ATGGCTGGAATTGGTTTTGAACTACGAAAGCTATATCGAGAACAAGGGCTTGCTCAAAATATTAAAGCGTATAGCTATTCCACGATGACAACAGTCGGACCTATGATTCTTTGTTTAATCCTTGTATTCGTACAGCAAATGATGATGCGTGAAAACGATAGTACCTTTCTTCAAAATGAATTATTTATTGCGACCATTGCCTATAGCTTTGTGTTTTCAGTTATTGTCACTTCAGGCTTGTCGATGCTTGTGACAAGATTCATCGCAGATAAAATCTATGAACGTCAATATGAGCAAATTATTACGGCTTATTACGGTAGTTTAACTGTCATGATACCGATTGCTGCCATTATCGCCGCGCTGTTTTTATGGGGTGTTAATGAACATATCAGTTATAAAATTGTCGCGTATATTTATTTTATTGAGCTTATTACCATTTGGATTCAAAATATTTTCTTGTCTGCTTTAAAGGATTATAAGCGTATTTTTAGAGGGTTTTTAATCGCCGTCGTCCTTTCGATTTTAACAAGCTTTCTTTTGTTTTATTTCACATCATGGGATCCAGTTGTTATTGCACTACTTGGGATGAATATCGGCTTTGCAAGTATTATTATCTGGTCATCCTTGCATTTTGAGCATGTATTTCCACGCAATAAGCAGCGTGATCATTTTCAATTTTTACGAATAGTTAAAACCTATCCAGGAGCACTATTTACGGGGCTATTCGTCTATTCAGGGGTCTATATCCACAATATTGTTTATTGGTTATTTGCAGATAATCATGCCCAAATTTCAAATCAGTTTTTGCTGATGCCACTTTATGATGTGGCCGTATTTTATGCCTATCTAACAGTGGTACCATCCTTAATATTCTTTGTTGTTATAATCGAAACCGACTTTTATGAGAAATTTTTAAATTACTATAAAAATATTCTTGATGGTGGCACATATGAAAGTATACAGCAGGCAAAACAGCGCCTACAAAAAGTAATCATCCATAAAACAGGCTTTTTAGCAGAAATTCAATTATTGTTTACAACATTATCCATCGCGCTTGGTATTTTATTATTACCAAGAATGGGCTTCTCCATGGAACAATTAGATTTATTTATCATTTTATGTTTCGCTTATTTCTTTTTTATAATGATGTTTTTATTACTCCATTTACTCATGTATTTCGATGATCGAAAAGGATTATTAGTAATAAGCGGAACTTTTATCGTTTTGAATGCCAGTTTATCGTATATCACAATGGAATTTAACTGGCACGGTATGGGGATGTTTATAGCGTCTTTTATCGGACTATGCTTAACATTTTTCCGATTAAATTATATTTCAGTAAATATTGACTACGGTACGTTCTGTCCACAGCCATTATTAACGATTGGGGCTAAAAAAAATTCCAAAAATTTCTTTAGGAAAAGACCGACAACACTCCTATCCATTGTAGTGCTTACATTCATTTTAACAGGATGTAACGAAGATGTAGTAGTCGATGATGTGGAAGCCAATTCAGGTCAGCCGACAACCTCCATAATAAACCGTATTCAAATAGACGATAAACGGCTTTATGAACGAGATCAAGATGATTCGATTAAAACACTGTATGTAACGGTTTTACCGAATGAAAAAAATCCTGAGCTCGATTGGTATGGATTAAATCGCATTACAGAACGTTATAGCGAAGAAAAATTAGACATCATCGTTTCTGAGGGGGAACCAAATGGTGCTGGACCAAAATCAGGCATGTTCGGGGCGAATGAAACAAAAGCGAATGCAAAAATTAGCATCCGCGGAAATTCAGCGCGAAAACAACCACAAAAGTCCTACAAAATTAAGCTGATGGATAGTGCGGGTACTTGGAATGATCAGAGAACAATTAATTTAAATAAACATGTTTCTGATGGTAGCCGACTATTAAATAAGCTAAGTTTCGACCTAATGGAACCGATACCAAACATTTCAAGTTTACGCACGCAGTTTGTTCATCTTTATGTAAAGGATGCAACATCTGGATCAACGAACTATGTCGACTACGGCTTGTATACACAAATGGAACAGCCGAATAAGCAATTTTTACGGAACCATCTTTTTGATCCGAATGGCTATCTCTATAAAGTTACTTTCTTTGAATTTAATCGCTATCCAGATAAAATACGAGCTAGTACCGATGAAAAATATGACAAAAAAGCCTTTGAATCGATTTTAGAAATAAAAGGGCGAGAAGAACATGAAAAGCTTATTAAAATGTTAGAGGATGTTAATGACTACAGTCTCCCTATTAATGATGTCATCGAAAAGCATTTCGATGAAGAAAATTTACTAACATGGGTAGCCATTAATATTTTAATGGACAATATGGATACAGATGCCAATAACTTTTTCATTTATTCCCCCTTAAATTTAGATACATGGCTTATCTTACCATGGGATTATGATGATGGTTGGGATGCTGGACGTAGCCAAAATTTCGTTAGACCATATCAATCTGGGATTAGTAATTTTTGGGGAAATCGTTTGCTGAATCGTTATTTTAGAGCGCAAGAAAATGTGGATAAATTAACAGCCAAATTGGAAGAATTGCACGCAACCTATATTAACGAAGCAATGGCAAAGAAGCAATTAGACTTATATGTTCCAATCGTCAAACCGTATGTCCAACGGTTTCCTGACAACCAGTACTTGCCGATTGTTAGTAAAAATTATGATCAAGTCCTACAAAATATTATAGAGACACCTAAAAACTCTTTAGCACTTTATTATAAAGATCTTGAAAAACCAAAACCTTTCTATATGTCGCAGGAAATTCCAGTAAAAGAAAATGAGCATATCTTCGAGTGGGAGGTATCCTATGATTTACAAGGGGATGATCTTTACTATGATGTGACAATTGCTCGTGACCCGAATATGCAGCAAGTCATTCATTCTGAAAAGGGTTTACGTACGAATGAATATCGCGTTCCGAAATTAGATAAGGGCGTTTATTATTGGGAGGTAACCGTAACAGATACACAAGGCAATCAACAAACGTCATTTGAAATGTACAAAGATGAAGAAACAGGTATCTACCATTTTGGTGTACTGCGATTTGAAGTGAACTAG
- a CDS encoding serine/threonine protein kinase: MNNEWEKEIGSLSTIKVYSNPNNMPVTISGDVANLKCIGVGTDAAVFQSLSSPTYAFKIFAQDKLDKVKIEASIYQRLGDSSFFPTCFASYEEYLVLSYEEGKTLYDCVLQGIHIPRQVVNEVEEARAFIQSKGLNPRDIHLKNIILQNGKAKIIDVSEYTVPGNDYRWEHLKRGYEQYYHLIDGNSVPFWIMATIQKWYNQRKGNSFSYEEFTKTILKFLYKK, from the coding sequence ATGAATAACGAATGGGAAAAAGAAATAGGCTCACTTTCAACTATTAAAGTTTACTCAAACCCCAATAATATGCCGGTAACGATAAGTGGGGACGTTGCTAATTTGAAATGTATAGGTGTGGGGACAGATGCTGCTGTGTTTCAATCTCTTTCCTCCCCCACTTATGCATTTAAAATCTTTGCCCAGGACAAATTAGACAAGGTAAAAATAGAGGCAAGTATTTATCAACGATTAGGTGATTCTTCTTTCTTCCCAACCTGTTTTGCTTCATACGAGGAATACTTGGTTTTAAGTTACGAAGAAGGAAAAACGCTCTATGACTGTGTTCTACAAGGCATTCACATTCCGAGACAGGTGGTAAATGAAGTAGAGGAGGCACGAGCGTTTATTCAGAGTAAGGGGCTTAACCCACGTGACATCCATTTAAAAAATATTATACTTCAAAATGGAAAAGCAAAAATCATCGATGTCTCGGAGTACACAGTACCGGGAAATGATTATCGATGGGAACATTTAAAAAGAGGATATGAGCAATACTATCATTTAATAGATGGTAATTCTGTGCCATTTTGGATCATGGCAACCATTCAAAAATGGTATAATCAGCGTAAGGGCAATTCTTTTTCGTATGAAGAGTTTACAAAAACCATTTTGAAGTTTCTGTATAAAAAATAG
- the pelF gene encoding GT4 family glycosyltransferase PelF produces the protein MKICLIAEGSYPYVAGGVSSWIHSLMHAMPEHEFIIYAIAAERKQQGKFNYSLPANAIEVHEFFLDDHLYEEAKSGKRYHLSDVQRNSLISLVNGSNNVDWAALFQLIRSNHFTNVGEFLSSKDYYDLVEDLAKTKYTHVPFTELFWTVGSMLLPLFMLVRGDIPKADIYHAVSTGYAGVVGALAKVIYNKPLILTEHGIYSREREEEIIKAHWVKGYFKDLWINYFYTLSNSIYTLADEIITLFERNKEIQVELGCDPEQIRIIPNGIDIHDYRHIVRTVQDDTIRIGAIVRLVPIKDIKMMIQAFALVEQQLPNVELFIMGPAEENEEYYEECMQLVQLLNSQKITFTGMVNIKEYLGDIDFLLLSSISEGQPLAILEGFACSKPFISTNVGSCRELIEGRPNDPFGPAGFIVPVMHYEEMANYIVKLCLDESLRLEMGQNGFNRVSSHYTRQAFIRSYKEIYQELGTVR, from the coding sequence ATGAAAATTTGTTTAATCGCAGAAGGTTCTTACCCTTACGTAGCGGGGGGTGTTTCTAGTTGGATTCATAGTTTGATGCATGCGATGCCAGAGCATGAATTTATCATTTATGCGATTGCCGCTGAACGTAAACAGCAAGGGAAATTTAACTATTCATTGCCAGCAAACGCAATTGAAGTCCATGAATTTTTTTTAGATGATCATTTATATGAAGAAGCCAAGTCTGGAAAGCGTTATCATTTAAGCGATGTGCAAAGAAACAGCTTAATTTCATTAGTAAACGGTTCAAATAATGTAGACTGGGCCGCATTATTCCAGCTGATTAGAAGTAATCATTTCACAAATGTTGGTGAGTTTTTATCAAGCAAGGACTATTATGATTTAGTAGAAGATTTGGCGAAAACAAAGTATACGCATGTGCCTTTTACGGAGCTATTTTGGACGGTAGGCTCCATGCTTTTACCTTTGTTCATGCTGGTGCGCGGTGACATTCCAAAAGCCGACATTTATCACGCGGTTTCGACCGGCTATGCCGGAGTGGTAGGTGCCCTGGCAAAAGTAATTTATAATAAGCCGCTCATTTTAACGGAACATGGCATTTATTCAAGGGAGCGTGAAGAAGAAATCATTAAAGCACATTGGGTAAAGGGCTATTTTAAAGATTTATGGATTAATTATTTTTACACCTTATCTAATTCTATTTATACATTAGCCGACGAAATTATTACATTATTCGAACGTAATAAGGAAATTCAAGTGGAACTCGGTTGTGACCCAGAGCAAATACGTATTATTCCGAATGGCATTGATATTCACGATTACCGTCATATTGTTCGAACCGTTCAGGACGATACAATACGAATTGGCGCAATTGTACGTCTTGTGCCGATTAAGGATATTAAAATGATGATTCAAGCATTCGCATTAGTAGAGCAACAACTGCCGAATGTCGAATTATTTATTATGGGACCAGCCGAGGAAAACGAGGAGTATTATGAGGAATGTATGCAGCTTGTCCAGCTATTAAATAGTCAAAAAATTACGTTTACAGGTATGGTTAATATTAAGGAATATTTAGGGGATATTGACTTTCTGCTGCTTTCAAGTATTAGTGAAGGTCAGCCATTAGCAATATTAGAGGGCTTTGCTTGCAGTAAGCCTTTTATTTCAACGAATGTGGGAAGCTGCCGAGAATTGATAGAAGGGCGTCCCAATGATCCGTTTGGCCCTGCCGGATTTATCGTACCCGTTATGCATTATGAAGAGATGGCGAATTACATCGTTAAGCTCTGTTTAGATGAATCACTTAGACTGGAGATGGGGCAAAATGGGTTTAATCGTGTGTCATCTCATTACACACGTCAAGCGTTTATTAGGAGCTACAAAGAAATCTATCAAGAATTAGGGACGGTGAGGTAA